A window of Kyrpidia spormannii genomic DNA:
GAGATCGGCGGTCAGCCATCGGATGAGGTGCTGGAGTTGTTCAACGTCTGCCAGACCTTTATGCTGGGTCTGCAGCGCCTGCCCCAGGTGACCCTGGCGAAGGTGCACGGGGTGGCCACGGCGGCGGGGTGCCAGTTGGTGGCGGCCTGCGATCTGGCGGTGGCCAGCAGGGACGCCAAGTTCGCAACCCCGGGGGTCAACATCGGCCTGTTTTGCAGTACGCCGGCGGTATTTGTAAGCCGGAACGTGGGACGTAAAAAAGCGGCGGAGATGTTGTTCACCGGGGATTTTATCTCGGCTGAAGAGGCGCTGCTTCACGGGCTGGTCAATCGGGTGGTTCCGCCCGAGGAATTGGATGCGGCGGTGGAGGAGTTGGCTGACCGGGTCGCCCGGCACAGCTTGTCCACCCTGGAGATTGGCAAGCGAATGTTTTATAAGCAGCTTTCCATGGACGACGCGTCGGCCCTGGAGTATGCCAGTGGAGTCATCACGCTCAACAGCGCCCATCCCGACGCTGTGGAAGGCATTCGCGCCTTTTTCGAGAAACGCCCGCCGAGTTGGCGTGCAGAGGAAGGCGTGAAACAATCTTGAAGCGATTTGATGCTTGAGTAGC
This region includes:
- a CDS encoding enoyl-CoA hydratase, translated to MGYITYRESGKKAYVTLNNDRQRNALSRAVLEEFNQVLGEIRPRRDLNVVIIQAEGKVFSSGHNLREIGGQPSDEVLELFNVCQTFMLGLQRLPQVTLAKVHGVATAAGCQLVAACDLAVASRDAKFATPGVNIGLFCSTPAVFVSRNVGRKKAAEMLFTGDFISAEEALLHGLVNRVVPPEELDAAVEELADRVARHSLSTLEIGKRMFYKQLSMDDASALEYASGVITLNSAHPDAVEGIRAFFEKRPPSWRAEEGVKQS